The following are encoded together in the Thermoflexus hugenholtzii JAD2 genome:
- the ruvX gene encoding Holliday junction resolvase RuvX translates to MGRVMALDLGEKRIGVALSDPTRTIARPLTILPRTSRRAVVEALRRLITEHEVEKIVIGLPRSLSGAEGPQAQWVRREAEALARRLPVPVVLWDERLSTVTAAAYRALRGARRREPLDAEAAAVILQDYLEAQRAPEPREDPPSE, encoded by the coding sequence ATGGGACGGGTGATGGCCCTGGATCTCGGGGAGAAACGCATCGGGGTCGCCCTCAGCGACCCCACCCGCACCATCGCCCGCCCCCTGACTATCCTCCCGCGCACCTCCCGGCGGGCTGTGGTGGAAGCCCTGCGCCGCCTGATCACCGAGCATGAGGTGGAAAAGATCGTCATCGGCCTCCCCCGCAGCCTCTCGGGCGCGGAGGGGCCTCAGGCCCAGTGGGTCCGCCGGGAGGCCGAAGCCCTGGCCCGGCGGCTGCCCGTCCCGGTGGTGCTGTGGGACGAGCGCCTCTCCACCGTCACCGCCGCCGCCTATCGGGCCCTGCGGGGCGCCCGACGCCGGGAGCCCCTGGACGCCGAGGCAGCGGCGGTGATCTTACAGGATTACCTGGAAGCGCAGCGGGCCCCTGAGCCCCGCGAAGATCCCCCCTCGGAGTGA